The proteins below come from a single Arthrobacter crystallopoietes genomic window:
- a CDS encoding ABC transporter ATP-binding protein — MTETLTRPQGSGTLLEVEGVTKTFHVPKGPSGNSQLRALDGISLSVERGETLGLVGESGCGKSTLARTLMMLERPDSGTVRFDGQDPFDMRGKELLAWRRRVQMVFQDPFASLNARMNAGEIISEPWRAHKDLYRTSRERDARVRELLHMVGLRPSDAKKSPQEFSGGQRQRIGIARALALNPDVIILDEPVSALDLSVQAQVLNLLNDLQQRLGVAYVFISHDLSVVRHVADRVAVMYLGRIIETGATEEVFDRPRHPYTAALMSASPKLDVTGAERNRIILQGEIPSPLDPPSGCRFRTRCWKAQDICAEQLPPAVPAPGDASHAAECHFPLEPIEVRNPDPAPAQ, encoded by the coding sequence ATGACTGAAACACTGACCCGGCCGCAGGGGAGCGGGACGCTGCTCGAAGTCGAGGGCGTCACCAAGACCTTCCACGTCCCCAAAGGGCCCTCGGGCAACAGCCAGCTGCGTGCCCTGGACGGCATCAGCCTGTCGGTAGAGCGCGGCGAAACGCTCGGCCTGGTGGGCGAATCCGGCTGCGGTAAATCCACGTTGGCCCGGACCCTGATGATGCTGGAGCGGCCGGACTCCGGAACCGTGCGCTTCGACGGACAGGACCCCTTCGACATGCGCGGCAAGGAACTGCTGGCCTGGCGCCGGCGGGTGCAGATGGTCTTCCAGGATCCGTTCGCGTCCTTGAATGCCCGCATGAACGCCGGAGAAATCATCTCCGAGCCGTGGCGGGCACACAAGGACCTCTACCGCACGTCGCGAGAACGTGATGCGCGGGTCCGTGAACTGCTGCACATGGTGGGGCTGCGGCCCTCGGACGCGAAGAAGTCTCCGCAGGAATTTTCCGGCGGCCAGCGCCAGCGCATCGGCATCGCCCGAGCGCTTGCCTTGAATCCCGACGTGATCATCCTGGACGAACCGGTCTCGGCCCTGGACCTCTCCGTCCAGGCCCAAGTGCTGAACCTGCTTAACGACCTGCAGCAGCGGCTCGGCGTGGCCTACGTGTTCATCTCGCACGACCTGTCCGTGGTCCGCCACGTCGCGGACCGGGTTGCAGTGATGTATTTGGGCCGGATCATCGAGACCGGCGCAACGGAGGAAGTCTTCGACCGTCCCCGCCACCCGTACACGGCCGCGTTGATGTCTGCTTCCCCCAAGCTGGATGTCACCGGCGCGGAGCGCAACCGGATCATTCTGCAGGGCGAAATACCCTCGCCGCTGGACCCGCCCTCGGGCTGCCGCTTCCGGACCCGCTGTTGGAAGGCCCAGGACATCTGCGCCGAGCAGCTGCCCCCGGCCGTCCCCGCCCCCGGAGACGCCTCGCATGCTGCCGAATGCCACTTCCCGCTCGAGCCGATC
- a CDS encoding ABC transporter ATP-binding protein translates to MSAQTQASPVTAGQTGTTVLKVEGLTVDLRTGRGTVRAVDNVGFEARAGETLALLGESGCGKSMTAKAVAGLLDPIADVIGGEIILNGTDLAALSPRQRRKFAGPELGIVFQDALTALNPVYPVGTQLGEAFRIHHRLSAKQAKEKAIGLMKRVGIPEPESRVNAYPHQFSGGMRQRILIAMAVALNPRLLIADEPTTALDVTVQAQIMALLRSLREESDMAVVLITHDLAVVAEEADTVAIMYAGNVVETGRVADVFSNPRHPYTKGLLESVPVNAERGGELNSIPGSPPELHNIPPGCVYQSRCPMAQEICRAQRPELLPINDDGGSPGRHSVRPATATALPVTVRAAACHFSEELDND, encoded by the coding sequence ATGAGCGCTCAGACCCAGGCCTCGCCGGTTACGGCCGGGCAGACCGGCACCACGGTGCTGAAAGTCGAAGGACTCACCGTGGACCTGCGCACGGGCCGCGGCACGGTGCGGGCCGTGGACAATGTGGGTTTCGAAGCGCGTGCAGGGGAGACCTTGGCGTTGCTGGGCGAATCCGGCTGCGGCAAGTCCATGACGGCCAAGGCCGTTGCCGGGCTGCTGGATCCGATCGCGGACGTGATCGGCGGCGAGATCATCCTGAACGGGACGGACCTGGCCGCGCTCAGTCCGCGGCAGCGGCGCAAGTTCGCCGGACCGGAGCTGGGCATAGTGTTCCAGGACGCGTTGACCGCTCTCAACCCGGTCTATCCGGTGGGCACGCAGCTGGGCGAGGCCTTCCGGATCCACCATAGACTCTCCGCGAAGCAGGCCAAGGAAAAGGCCATCGGACTCATGAAACGCGTCGGCATTCCGGAGCCGGAGTCCCGGGTCAACGCGTACCCGCACCAGTTCTCCGGCGGCATGCGCCAACGGATCCTGATCGCTATGGCGGTGGCGTTGAACCCGCGGCTGCTGATCGCCGATGAGCCGACCACTGCCCTGGACGTCACGGTTCAGGCACAGATCATGGCCCTGTTGCGCAGTCTCCGCGAGGAAAGCGACATGGCCGTAGTGCTCATTACCCACGACCTGGCCGTTGTCGCCGAAGAAGCGGACACCGTGGCGATCATGTATGCGGGAAATGTGGTGGAAACCGGGCGCGTGGCAGATGTCTTCTCCAACCCCCGCCACCCCTACACCAAGGGCCTGCTGGAGTCGGTGCCGGTCAACGCCGAACGCGGCGGGGAGCTGAACTCCATTCCCGGCAGCCCGCCCGAACTGCACAACATCCCGCCCGGCTGCGTATACCAGTCGCGCTGCCCGATGGCGCAGGAGATCTGCCGGGCCCAGCGCCCGGAACTGCTGCCAATCAACGACGACGGCGGGAGTCCGGGCCGCCATTCCGTCCGGCCTGCCACAGCCACGGCGCTGCCTGTCACCGTGCGGGCTGCGGCCTGCCACTTCAGCGAGGAGCTGGACAATGACTGA
- a CDS encoding ABC transporter permease, translating to MTTPVTASGHEPPHTNTSQPDSALPDSPPPGSDPQGANADNSDKKLSLFRLLLRDKFATVAAAVLVLVGLVALFGPMLMGDLATRQNLMFANKAPFTLANGWEYFLGSDSLGRSVLGRLVVATRTTISVALPAVGIALVIGSLWGVWAGYHRGWRETVSMRIADVIMSFPSLLLAVVVLYVFNPSIANIVLILAITRIPIYLRTARAESAELQSRTFVDAARTFGARPNAIIGRHVIPVVLPTLLTLATLEFCYVMLAESSLSFLGIGIQPPDVSWGLMVAQGRQYLQTAWWLSIFPGLAIVITTIAANVLAAWLRIATDPAQRWRLALPRKRLIARIPVKTEESK from the coding sequence ATGACCACGCCCGTCACCGCCTCCGGCCACGAGCCGCCGCACACTAACACTTCACAACCTGACAGCGCCCTCCCGGATTCTCCGCCGCCCGGCAGCGATCCCCAGGGCGCGAACGCCGACAACTCGGACAAGAAACTCAGCCTCTTCCGCCTGCTGCTGCGGGACAAGTTCGCCACCGTAGCCGCCGCCGTGCTGGTCCTCGTCGGGCTGGTGGCCCTCTTCGGCCCGATGCTGATGGGGGACCTGGCCACGAGGCAGAACCTCATGTTCGCGAACAAGGCGCCGTTCACCCTGGCCAACGGCTGGGAGTACTTCCTGGGCAGCGACTCCCTCGGCCGCAGTGTGCTCGGCCGCCTGGTGGTGGCCACCCGGACCACGATCTCCGTGGCCCTGCCCGCCGTCGGCATTGCGCTGGTTATCGGCTCTCTTTGGGGAGTGTGGGCCGGCTACCACCGCGGCTGGCGCGAAACCGTCTCCATGCGCATCGCCGATGTGATCATGAGCTTCCCCTCGCTGCTGCTCGCCGTCGTCGTGCTCTACGTTTTCAACCCCAGCATTGCCAACATTGTGCTGATCCTGGCGATCACCCGCATCCCGATCTATCTGCGTACCGCCCGCGCCGAGTCGGCGGAGCTGCAAAGCCGGACGTTCGTGGACGCGGCGCGTACCTTCGGCGCCAGGCCTAACGCGATCATTGGCCGCCATGTCATCCCGGTGGTGCTGCCGACCTTGCTGACGCTTGCCACGCTGGAGTTCTGCTACGTCATGCTGGCCGAGTCATCCCTGAGCTTCCTGGGTATTGGCATCCAACCGCCGGACGTGAGCTGGGGGCTGATGGTGGCTCAAGGCCGGCAATACTTGCAGACCGCGTGGTGGCTCTCCATCTTCCCAGGTCTGGCCATCGTGATCACCACCATCGCCGCGAACGTGCTGGCGGCCTGGCTGCGGATCGCCACCGATCCGGCGCAGCGCTGGCGTCTGGCGCTGCCGCGCAAACGCCTGATCGCCCGCATTCCTGTCAAGACCGAGGAGTCGAAGTAA